In Fusarium musae strain F31 chromosome 7, whole genome shotgun sequence, a single window of DNA contains:
- a CDS encoding hypothetical protein (EggNog:ENOG41), translating into MAFFLPQTFYHIQAPQNPLYHLLRELDQSIQQPQRKRQCQPQQKSRAQASCPAYRVNSRPWEPRFEAHETEDSFVLYGELPGMNKEHVTVEFPEPRKLVVSGKVERFTEEPKAVETATTTTEEAAPAPATESDNEDTRSRSSYQATVEDDVDDDEFEVLSHTSEKSKTVSQPEPETLSEKAQEKQPAQPEEPKRSGYSKEFSRYFTFPTYINHDAVTADLKDGLLTIVVPKATPKSQRIIIN; encoded by the coding sequence ATGGCATTCTTTCTTCCCCAGACTTTCTACCACATCCAGGCTCCCCAGAACCCACTCTACCATCTCCTCCGGGAGCTTGACCAGTCGATTCAGCAGCCCCAGCGAAAGCGCCAATGCCAGCCTCAACAAAAGAGCCGCGCTCAAGCTTCCTGCCCTGCCTATCGGGTGAACTCCCGCCCATGGGAGCCCCGATTTGAGGCCCACGAGACTGAGGACTCCTTCGTTCTTTACGGCGAGCTTCCAGGCATGAACAAGGAGCACGTCACTGTCGAGTTCCCTGAGCCTCGCAAGCTTGTCGTCAGCGGCAAGGTTGAGCGATTCACAGAGGAGCCCAAGGCAGTTGAAACCGCCACAACAACCACTGAGGAGGCTGCTCCCGCCCCAGCCACCGAGTCAGACAATGAAGACACCCGAAGCAGAAGCTCTTACCAGGCCACTGTCGaggatgatgtcgatgacgACGAGTTTGAGGTTTTGAGTCACACATCAGAGAAGTCAAAGACTGTCAGCCAGCCAGAGCCGGAGACTCTCAGTGAGAAGGCACAGGAGAAGCAGCCCGCGCAGCCCGAAGAGCCAAAACGCTCTGGCTATAGCAAGGAGTTCTCCCGCTACTTCACTTTCCCCACCTATATCAACCACGACGCGGTCACTGCCGACCTCAAGGATGGTCTTTTGACCATAGTGGTTCCCAAGGCTACTCCCAAGTCTCAGCGCATCATCATTAACTAA